The Staphylococcus sp. KG4-3 genome has a window encoding:
- a CDS encoding aminopeptidase: MTQLQDKLKQYAELLVGVGMNVQKDQPVFIRSSVDALELTHYIVEAAYQRGASDVKVEYSDDRLSRLKFEYETVEHFEKNEVKSYEVEQRMDYVKRGAANLALITKDPDLLSGIDGDKLSAFQREYSMAYKGYMEASQKNQFPWCVAAFPSKAWAKRVYPELSETDAYCKFIDEVLDIVRVDGNDPVTNWQKHVDNLSQHAKRLQLKNYKAFHYVSEGTDLEIGLPEGHIWEDATSYTSEGQAFVANIPTEEVFTAPHRLKVNGYVTNKLPLSHNGNIIDNFTLTFKDGAVVDFKAEKGESVLRDLLNTDEGAKRLGEVALVPDDSPISNRNTIYYNTLFDENASCHIALGAAYAFNIEGGTEMTTDEKIEHGLNDSLVHVDFMIGSRDLTIYGITQNGEKELVFEQGNWAK; the protein is encoded by the coding sequence ATGACTCAATTACAAGATAAACTTAAACAATATGCCGAACTTTTAGTAGGTGTAGGTATGAATGTTCAAAAAGATCAACCAGTATTTATTCGTTCGAGCGTTGATGCATTGGAGTTAACACATTACATAGTAGAAGCTGCTTATCAACGCGGTGCCTCTGACGTTAAAGTCGAATATAGTGATGATAGATTGTCACGCTTGAAATTTGAGTATGAGACAGTAGAACATTTTGAGAAAAATGAAGTTAAATCATACGAAGTTGAACAACGCATGGATTATGTTAAAAGAGGTGCAGCGAATCTTGCGTTAATTACTAAAGATCCTGATTTATTAAGTGGTATAGATGGAGATAAATTATCCGCATTTCAACGAGAATATTCAATGGCATATAAAGGATATATGGAAGCGAGTCAAAAAAATCAATTTCCTTGGTGTGTAGCAGCATTTCCATCTAAAGCATGGGCAAAACGTGTCTATCCAGAACTATCTGAAACAGACGCATACTGTAAATTTATTGATGAAGTGCTAGATATTGTGCGTGTAGATGGTAATGATCCAGTTACGAATTGGCAAAAACACGTAGACAATTTAAGTCAACATGCTAAAAGGTTGCAACTTAAAAACTATAAAGCTTTTCATTATGTGTCAGAAGGTACAGATTTAGAGATTGGTTTACCTGAAGGGCATATTTGGGAAGACGCTACGAGTTATACAAGTGAAGGACAAGCTTTTGTAGCTAACATTCCTACAGAAGAAGTTTTCACTGCACCACATCGATTGAAAGTTAATGGCTATGTTACGAATAAATTGCCTTTAAGTCATAATGGCAATATTATTGATAATTTCACGTTAACATTTAAAGATGGCGCTGTAGTTGACTTTAAAGCTGAAAAAGGCGAGTCAGTATTACGCGACTTATTAAATACTGATGAAGGTGCAAAACGTTTAGGAGAAGTAGCGCTTGTACCTGATGATTCACCGATTTCAAACAGAAATACGATTTATTATAATACATTATTTGATGAAAATGCTTCATGTCATATTGCTTTAGGTGCGGCATATGCTTTCAATATTGAAGGCGGTACAGAAATGACAACAGATGAAAAAATAGAACACGGACTTAATGACTCATTGGTGCATGTCGATTTTATGATTGGTAGTCGTGATTTAACTATTTATGGTATTACACAAAATGGTGAAAAAGAACTAGTGTTTGAACAGGGAAATTGGGCAAAATAA
- a CDS encoding metal-dependent hydrolase, which yields MDTGTHIVMGIGLTALATQDPAMAGSFAATATTLVVGSLIPDGDTVFKLKDNATYISNHRGITHSIPFTILWPLLITLFIFTFFKNVDTTHVWLWAQLAVFLHVFVDIFNSYGTQALRPITNKWIQLSVINTFDPIIFILWCVGILFWLIGIHPYVAFFPIIAILVVYYMIRFRMQAIIKQQALKQIKQEHNPVKVFVAPTIRFMQWRVAIQTEKHDYVGRSYGRNIVFSDKGKRQSFPNDDLMQYVKNDKNIRTFLNFSSIYRWQAKKLEDGTTEIRLVDLRYLKNGHYSFVAIAHLDKNMQIDHSYIGWVFSEDKLQRKLFAK from the coding sequence ATGGATACAGGAACACATATAGTCATGGGTATCGGACTCACTGCATTAGCTACCCAAGACCCAGCTATGGCTGGTTCTTTTGCAGCAACAGCTACAACGTTAGTAGTTGGTTCATTAATACCTGATGGTGACACGGTTTTTAAATTAAAAGATAATGCTACTTATATATCCAATCATAGAGGGATAACACATTCAATACCTTTTACAATTCTATGGCCTTTATTAATCACACTTTTCATTTTCACATTTTTTAAAAATGTAGATACCACACATGTTTGGTTATGGGCTCAACTTGCTGTATTTCTTCATGTATTTGTTGATATCTTCAATTCTTATGGTACGCAAGCCCTTAGACCCATTACTAATAAATGGATTCAGTTAAGCGTAATCAATACTTTTGATCCTATTATTTTCATATTATGGTGCGTAGGAATATTATTTTGGCTAATTGGTATCCATCCATATGTCGCTTTCTTCCCTATCATCGCTATTCTTGTAGTATATTATATGATACGTTTTAGAATGCAAGCGATAATTAAACAACAAGCATTGAAACAAATCAAGCAAGAACATAATCCTGTAAAAGTTTTTGTAGCACCAACTATTCGTTTTATGCAATGGCGCGTTGCTATTCAAACTGAAAAACACGATTATGTAGGAAGAAGTTATGGACGTAATATAGTCTTCAGTGATAAAGGTAAACGGCAGTCATTTCCTAATGATGATTTAATGCAATATGTAAAAAATGATAAAAACATAAGAACTTTCCTTAATTTTTCCTCTATTTATCGTTGGCAAGCCAAAAAATTAGAGGATGGTACTACTGAAATAAGGCTAGTTGATTTACGCTATTTAAAAAATGGTCACTATTCTTTTGTTGCTATTGCTCACTTAGATAAAAATATGCAGATAGACCATTCATACATTGGTTGGGTATTTAGCGAAGATAAATTACAACGTAAATTATTTGCAAAGTAA
- a CDS encoding ATP-binding cassette domain-containing protein, with translation MGSSIILKLLNVTHYYRNRKSKKWYQPFGYDAEDIELNNINLHIYQGEALGIIGEIDSSKSLIGRLLSGEIKPDKGKVVRKTDMFFADIEDKSLLSLSVSDYVKNAITLFQYNTSEHKVEQIIKFSHLHDVTNAPINSLTDQQYAQLQFTLARTSKASIIIMNQILHNLDESYFEKAIELTDEYINNNLTIVMIDDDINRISRASNYLAWISHGQLRMEGSIKQVLPMFKEHEKDRQSLKSEEEKDNFDVDWKKSRTRIPELTYNFRRIERYKHAKPPVALVRFWTLFTVFFMGLLFMALLMFNDLGKLEIGENQDQASIQNQQKNPYEEKLAYGIVLNDAVNLENMKNGKKMNADQYSFVTITGENSKNYRVVVDNTNYKIAKNKLRYFDPAGLFEEHSLKSLSPYMHTNYSNYNEFFNSHLHKKHNKVTDSLVPENGKDNRFNVPIVQQPIAMIFDDQNKLTGFTFPIKDKKELKDKFDIENNFWITKSGDGFFMADLKNNKWIYIEL, from the coding sequence ATGGGTAGTTCAATTATATTAAAGTTACTGAATGTAACGCATTATTATAGAAATAGAAAATCCAAAAAATGGTATCAACCCTTTGGTTATGATGCAGAAGATATAGAATTGAATAATATTAACCTACATATCTATCAAGGTGAAGCCTTAGGTATAATTGGTGAAATCGATTCCTCTAAATCATTGATAGGTCGTTTGTTGAGTGGTGAAATCAAACCAGATAAGGGTAAAGTTGTGAGAAAAACAGATATGTTTTTCGCGGATATCGAAGATAAATCGTTGTTATCTTTATCGGTAAGTGATTATGTAAAAAATGCAATTACATTATTCCAATACAACACTTCTGAACATAAAGTAGAACAAATAATAAAGTTTTCACATCTTCATGATGTAACAAATGCACCAATTAACTCTCTAACCGATCAACAGTATGCTCAATTGCAATTTACGTTAGCTAGAACGTCTAAAGCTAGCATTATTATCATGAATCAAATCTTACATAATTTGGATGAAAGTTATTTTGAAAAAGCAATTGAATTAACAGATGAATACATAAATAATAACTTAACAATAGTTATGATAGATGATGATATAAATCGTATTTCAAGAGCTAGTAATTATTTAGCATGGATTTCTCACGGACAATTAAGAATGGAAGGTTCAATCAAACAAGTATTGCCTATGTTTAAAGAACATGAAAAGGATAGACAATCATTAAAGAGTGAAGAAGAGAAAGATAATTTTGATGTGGACTGGAAAAAAAGTAGAACAAGAATTCCAGAATTGACTTACAATTTTAGAAGAATTGAACGTTATAAACATGCGAAGCCACCTGTTGCATTGGTTCGTTTTTGGACTTTGTTTACGGTTTTCTTTATGGGTCTGTTATTTATGGCATTATTGATGTTTAATGATTTAGGTAAACTTGAGATTGGTGAAAATCAAGACCAGGCTTCTATTCAAAATCAACAGAAAAATCCATATGAAGAGAAATTGGCGTATGGCATTGTATTAAATGATGCTGTTAATTTAGAGAACATGAAAAATGGTAAGAAAATGAATGCAGATCAATATTCATTCGTCACTATCACTGGTGAAAATTCTAAAAACTACCGTGTTGTTGTAGATAATACCAATTATAAAATTGCCAAAAATAAATTACGCTATTTTGACCCAGCGGGATTATTTGAAGAGCATAGCTTGAAATCATTATCACCGTATATGCATACAAATTATAGTAATTACAATGAGTTTTTTAACAGTCATTTGCATAAAAAGCATAATAAAGTAACAGACTCACTTGTACCTGAAAACGGGAAAGATAATCGCTTTAATGTACCAATTGTACAACAACCAATTGCTATGATTTTTGACGATCAAAATAAATTAACTGGTTTCACTTTCCCTATTAAAGATAAAAAAGAATTGAAAGATAAATTTGATATTGAAAATAATTTCTGGATTACTAAATCAGGCGATGGTTTTTTCATGGCAGATTTAAAGAATAATAAATGGATTTATATTGAATTGTAG
- a CDS encoding acyl-CoA thioesterase, producing the protein MGNVKRKSMSESRSIKERQVFPQDTNHLHTMFGGMLMANVDEISAITATKHSNSQVVTASTDSVDFLKPIKTGDIVSYEAMVSYAGQSSMEVCVQIIIEDIIRNERHLAALSFLTFVALDADGKPQEVPQVYPETQTEMWFHDTALARVKRRKERRNESKETIAFLANAQNMK; encoded by the coding sequence ATGGGAAATGTAAAGCGTAAGTCAATGTCAGAATCAAGAAGTATTAAGGAACGACAAGTATTTCCGCAAGATACAAACCATTTGCATACAATGTTTGGAGGCATGTTGATGGCAAATGTGGACGAAATTTCTGCAATAACAGCAACGAAACATAGTAATTCTCAAGTAGTAACAGCTTCAACAGATTCTGTCGATTTTTTAAAACCGATTAAGACTGGTGATATTGTGTCCTATGAAGCTATGGTGTCATATGCAGGACAATCATCTATGGAGGTTTGTGTACAAATCATTATAGAAGATATTATAAGAAATGAGCGTCATTTAGCAGCGTTAAGTTTCTTAACTTTTGTTGCACTAGATGCGGATGGTAAACCACAAGAAGTACCTCAAGTTTATCCAGAGACACAAACTGAAATGTGGTTTCATGACACGGCGCTTGCACGAGTGAAACGTAGAAAAGAACGTAGAAATGAAAGTAAAGAAACCATAGCTTTTTTAGCAAATGCTCAAAATATGAAATAG
- a CDS encoding YfhH family protein, with product MEQKKLSEMSEIELRHEIQGYKEKMRKAEMNGILNEYDVYQSKVIIAESYLVDRTKIELGKIYKLNDGTGNYFKVERLKGVFAWGFRIKSAEPEEGLPIALLKL from the coding sequence ATGGAACAGAAGAAATTGAGTGAAATGAGTGAAATAGAATTACGTCACGAAATTCAAGGTTACAAAGAAAAAATGAGAAAAGCAGAAATGAATGGTATTTTAAATGAATATGATGTCTATCAAAGTAAAGTTATAATTGCAGAAAGCTACTTAGTTGATAGAACAAAAATTGAACTAGGAAAAATATACAAATTAAATGATGGTACAGGAAACTATTTTAAAGTTGAAAGATTAAAAGGTGTATTTGCATGGGGCTTTAGAATTAAAAGTGCAGAACCTGAAGAAGGTTTACCTATTGCATTATTAAAATTATAG
- the mutY gene encoding A/G-specific adenine glycosylase: MFNEQKFKNNLVTWFETNQREMPWRETSNPYYIWLSEVMLQQTQVKTVIDYYHRFINRFPTIEDLSNAEEDEVLKYWEGLGYYSRARNFHTAIKDVHENYRGQVPNSPEVFGELKGVGPYTQAAVMSIAFNLPLATVDGNVFRVWSRLNNDTKDIKLQSTRKAYEKELQPYVEQDSGTFNQAMMELGALVCTPKNPLCLFCPVQENCEAFEKGTVEDLPVKTTKIKKKHVKQHVYIVRNEDDQLLIEKRMQKLLNNMWEFPMYEADEAENINTKLNTNLQFSQAPIYKLKHQFTHITWDIEVYLADKVINKMDVNLPENMTWMHVNEKEMFNFPVSMSKIFKFISTHG, translated from the coding sequence ATGTTTAATGAACAGAAATTTAAAAACAATCTTGTAACATGGTTTGAAACCAATCAACGTGAAATGCCATGGAGAGAAACTTCAAATCCTTATTATATCTGGTTAAGTGAAGTCATGTTGCAACAAACACAAGTAAAAACAGTTATAGATTATTATCATAGATTTATTAACCGTTTTCCTACAATTGAAGATTTAAGTAATGCAGAAGAAGATGAAGTGCTAAAGTATTGGGAAGGTTTAGGTTATTATAGTAGAGCGAGAAATTTTCATACTGCAATTAAAGACGTCCATGAAAACTATCGTGGACAAGTGCCTAATTCACCAGAAGTATTTGGTGAATTGAAGGGCGTGGGACCGTATACACAAGCCGCAGTGATGAGTATTGCATTTAATTTACCTTTAGCAACTGTAGACGGTAATGTCTTTAGAGTATGGTCAAGGTTAAATAATGATACTAAAGATATTAAATTGCAATCAACAAGAAAAGCATATGAAAAAGAATTACAACCATATGTTGAACAAGATTCTGGTACATTTAATCAGGCTATGATGGAATTAGGAGCTTTAGTTTGCACCCCTAAAAATCCACTGTGTTTATTTTGTCCTGTACAAGAGAATTGTGAAGCATTTGAAAAAGGGACTGTCGAGGACTTGCCTGTAAAAACAACAAAAATTAAAAAGAAACATGTAAAGCAACATGTATACATTGTTAGAAATGAAGATGATCAATTACTAATAGAAAAAAGAATGCAGAAATTGTTAAATAATATGTGGGAATTTCCAATGTATGAGGCGGATGAAGCAGAAAATATTAATACGAAACTAAATACAAATCTTCAATTTTCCCAAGCGCCTATTTATAAATTGAAACATCAATTTACTCATATTACATGGGATATTGAAGTATACTTAGCGGATAAAGTAATTAATAAAATGGATGTTAATTTACCTGAAAATATGACATGGATGCACGTTAATGAGAAAGAAATGTTTAATTTTCCTGTGAGTATGTCGAAAATATTTAAATTCATTTCAACACATGGTTAG
- a CDS encoding type 1 glutamine amidotransferase domain-containing protein — protein MAKKVAIIVTNEFEDSELTSPKEAIEEAGHETVVIGDEANSEVVGKHGEKVTVDLSIADANPEDYDGLLIPGGFSPDHLRGDSEGRYGTFAKYFTKNDVPTFAICHGPQILIDTDDLNGRTLTAVLNVRKDLANAGAQVVDESVVVDKNIVTSRTPDDLDDFNREIVNQLND, from the coding sequence ATGGCGAAAAAAGTAGCAATCATAGTAACGAATGAATTTGAAGATAGCGAATTAACAAGTCCTAAAGAAGCAATTGAAGAAGCAGGACATGAAACAGTTGTAATTGGCGATGAAGCAAATAGTGAAGTAGTCGGTAAACACGGTGAAAAAGTTACAGTAGATTTGAGTATTGCAGATGCTAATCCTGAAGATTATGATGGATTATTAATTCCTGGTGGATTTTCACCTGATCACTTGCGTGGAGATTCTGAAGGTAGATATGGCACATTTGCGAAATACTTTACTAAAAATGATGTTCCAACCTTTGCAATTTGCCACGGACCACAAATTCTAATAGATACTGATGACTTAAATGGTCGTACACTAACTGCAGTATTAAACGTCCGTAAAGATTTGGCTAATGCCGGAGCACAAGTTGTCGACGAATCTGTAGTGGTAGATAAAAATATCGTTACAAGTCGTACACCAGATGATTTAGATGATTTTAATAGAGAGATTGTGAATCAACTTAACGACTAA
- a CDS encoding DUF402 domain-containing protein, whose amino-acid sequence MVKESIPKEGQTIKIQSYKHDGNIHRVWSETTILKGTEHVVIGGNDHTLVTESDSRTWITREPAIVYFHSEYWFNVICMFREDGVYYYCNLSSPFVCDEEALKYIDYDLDIKVYPNGKYHLLDEDEYEQHMRQMNYSSDIDVILRRNVDILQQWIEQKKGPFAPDFIKVWRERYKKIRNY is encoded by the coding sequence ATGGTAAAAGAATCCATACCTAAAGAAGGTCAGACAATTAAGATTCAAAGTTATAAACATGATGGTAATATACATCGTGTTTGGTCTGAAACTACTATATTAAAAGGTACGGAACATGTTGTAATTGGTGGAAATGATCATACGCTTGTTACTGAAAGTGATAGTCGCACATGGATAACTAGAGAACCAGCAATTGTTTATTTCCATTCTGAATATTGGTTTAATGTTATATGTATGTTTAGAGAAGATGGTGTGTATTATTATTGTAACTTGTCATCACCGTTTGTTTGTGATGAAGAGGCGTTAAAATACATTGACTATGATTTAGATATTAAAGTTTATCCAAACGGTAAGTATCATTTATTAGATGAAGATGAGTATGAACAGCATATGAGACAAATGAATTATTCTTCAGATATCGATGTGATTTTAAGACGTAATGTTGATATTTTACAACAATGGATTGAACAGAAGAAAGGTCCGTTTGCTCCCGATTTTATAAAAGTTTGGCGTGAACGATATAAAAAAATTAGAAATTATTAA
- a CDS encoding SE1561 family protein, which produces MDENQTIDQIKARLEKFIDDIDHVNPDEVKVEDIDEWIGLLDQLEEKVKTVSSTSNSNNA; this is translated from the coding sequence ATGGATGAAAATCAAACGATTGATCAAATAAAGGCTAGATTAGAAAAATTTATCGATGACATTGACCATGTTAATCCAGATGAAGTCAAAGTGGAAGATATTGATGAGTGGATTGGCTTACTCGATCAACTAGAAGAAAAAGTTAAAACTGTTTCAAGCACTTCTAACTCAAACAACGCATAA
- the yfkAB gene encoding radical SAM/CxCxxxxC motif protein YfkAB, protein MLNLHTTKSKKPISLNNDPWEAYNDMQEHKRLTLSNIEFTTTNLCNMRCSHCAVGYTLQTADPDPLPMDLIYRRLDEIPDLKTMSITGGEPMFSKKSIKNVVKPLLKYAYDRGIYTQMNSNLTLPLDRYLDIAEYIDVMHISHNWGTIDEFTDVGFGAMDKQPPLKAKLKLYDQMLTNSSTLSDQGMFVSAETMLNQSTVPYLEKIHKEIVNDMKCQRHEIHPMYPADFASQLDVLSLKDMKAAIHHLLDLRDPDLWMLFGTLPIYPCINDENDQALLQRLRDTPNVTMRNDPDGRNRLNVNVFTGNVIVTDFGDENGTISNIKNDKLPDVFNHWLNSSLAQSLNCHCSSFSCLGPNVLVKNMYYPNTDFKEKEKDMHSLHTML, encoded by the coding sequence ATGCTAAATCTACACACTACTAAGTCAAAAAAACCAATTTCACTAAACAATGACCCTTGGGAAGCTTACAATGACATGCAAGAACACAAGCGTTTAACGTTAAGTAATATAGAGTTTACTACGACCAATTTATGTAATATGCGTTGTAGTCACTGTGCTGTTGGTTATACATTGCAAACAGCCGATCCTGATCCACTGCCTATGGACTTAATTTATCGTCGTTTGGATGAAATACCAGATCTTAAAACAATGTCAATTACCGGTGGAGAACCTATGTTTTCTAAGAAATCTATTAAAAATGTCGTTAAACCATTATTAAAATACGCTTATGACCGTGGTATTTACACGCAAATGAATTCAAATCTTACATTACCATTAGATCGCTATTTAGATATCGCTGAATATATAGATGTTATGCACATTTCCCACAATTGGGGTACCATCGATGAATTTACAGACGTTGGTTTCGGAGCCATGGATAAGCAACCGCCTTTAAAAGCAAAACTTAAATTATATGATCAGATGCTTACAAATTCTAGCACTCTTTCTGATCAAGGTATGTTTGTTTCAGCTGAAACTATGTTAAATCAAAGTACTGTACCATATCTTGAAAAGATTCATAAAGAAATCGTTAATGATATGAAATGTCAACGACATGAAATTCATCCGATGTATCCTGCAGATTTTGCGAGTCAATTGGATGTATTATCACTTAAAGACATGAAAGCAGCGATACATCATCTTTTAGATTTACGTGATCCAGACTTATGGATGCTATTTGGTACGCTACCAATTTATCCATGTATTAATGACGAAAATGACCAAGCGTTACTTCAACGTTTGCGCGATACGCCAAATGTCACAATGCGCAATGACCCGGATGGTAGAAACAGATTAAATGTTAATGTGTTTACAGGTAATGTAATTGTCACAGATTTTGGAGACGAAAACGGCACTATTTCAAATATTAAAAATGATAAATTACCCGATGTATTTAACCATTGGTTAAACTCTTCACTCGCACAATCTCTCAATTGTCATTGTTCATCATTTAGTTGTCTTGGTCCTAATGTTCTTGTAAAAAACATGTATTATCCAAACACTGATTTTAAAGAAAAAGAAAAAGATATGCACTCATTACATACAATGCTTTAA
- the sgtB gene encoding monofunctional peptidoglycan glycosyltransferase SgtB: MKRSDRYKENKQYKAKGSNIPHHNTYSQPVSKPKKKKKGIGLLFKLLMPIILIIGVFIGAMYALSLRADVDELKTIEDKESFVSASNMPDYTKGAFIAMEDERFYKHHGFDFKGTSRALFSTLSDKSVQGGSTITQQVVKNYYYDNEQSFTRKVKELFVAHRVEKNYDKNEVLSFYMNNIYFGSNQYTVESAANHYFGVTTDKNNPNLPQISVLQSAILASKINAPSVYDINDMSGNFINRVKTDLEKMKQQDYITNEQYENAIQELGV, encoded by the coding sequence ATGAAAAGAAGCGATCGATATAAAGAAAATAAACAATATAAAGCAAAAGGTTCGAATATACCGCACCACAATACTTACTCACAACCTGTTAGTAAGCCAAAGAAAAAGAAAAAAGGCATCGGGTTGTTATTTAAACTATTAATGCCAATTATTCTCATAATAGGGGTTTTTATAGGTGCAATGTATGCTCTGTCTTTACGAGCAGATGTTGATGAATTAAAAACAATTGAAGACAAAGAAAGCTTTGTTTCTGCTTCAAATATGCCTGATTATACAAAAGGCGCATTTATTGCTATGGAAGATGAACGATTTTATAAGCATCATGGATTTGATTTCAAAGGAACTTCAAGGGCACTTTTTTCAACACTAAGCGATAAAAGTGTTCAAGGTGGAAGTACCATCACCCAACAAGTAGTGAAAAATTATTACTACGATAATGAACAGTCTTTTACTAGGAAAGTCAAAGAATTATTTGTCGCTCATAGAGTAGAAAAAAATTATGATAAAAATGAAGTGTTAAGTTTTTATATGAATAATATATATTTTGGTAGCAATCAGTATACTGTAGAATCTGCAGCGAATCATTATTTTGGGGTAACAACAGATAAGAACAACCCTAATTTACCACAAATATCAGTTTTACAAAGCGCGATCTTAGCAAGTAAAATTAATGCACCAAGTGTGTATGACATAAATGATATGTCAGGGAATTTTATTAATCGAGTTAAAACAGATTTGGAAAAAATGAAGCAACAAGATTATATAACAAATGAACAATATGAAAATGCTATACAAGAATTAGGTGTTTAA
- a CDS encoding sugar ABC transporter permease has translation MIDSMISYFKNTPYLMKHAYHRLKSKWMWLVIPFMVSIAMLLIMMLIFHLSGTEEIKQARGYFRLSSLVCFVFIWVAIYQSYNTFKDDYFIVKLFNLNPIYQNVLIAIVTSITMFITLIIIILATPVNIESSIYSALFYVVMTMLFIVVISTLLGLISIIQSKVDIIFYVVTFIMFFTVPIIFIPNSDTSIWSHILMLNPLFYLVEGISQSVVLGALSLNNIPYHLYFVLFLAIMCVFIYALYRIIAYKKYVYAESLSNKEETTQENQQNEEEQHTPEY, from the coding sequence ATGATTGATAGTATGATTAGCTATTTTAAAAATACGCCATATTTAATGAAACATGCATATCATCGTTTGAAGTCAAAGTGGATGTGGTTAGTAATACCGTTTATGGTAAGCATTGCTATGTTACTTATAATGATGTTGATATTTCATTTAAGTGGTACTGAAGAAATTAAGCAAGCACGTGGTTATTTTAGATTATCTTCATTAGTCTGTTTTGTGTTTATTTGGGTTGCGATATACCAAAGCTATAACACATTTAAAGACGATTATTTTATAGTGAAATTATTTAATTTAAACCCTATTTACCAAAATGTTCTTATTGCGATTGTTACAAGTATAACTATGTTTATTACACTCATAATTATTATCTTAGCAACGCCTGTTAATATTGAAAGTTCTATTTATTCGGCATTATTTTATGTTGTTATGACTATGCTGTTTATAGTAGTTATATCTACTCTTTTAGGTTTAATTTCAATCATACAAAGTAAAGTTGATATCATATTCTATGTTGTTACATTCATTATGTTCTTTACTGTACCAATTATTTTTATTCCTAATAGTGACACCTCTATATGGTCGCATATTTTAATGTTGAACCCTTTGTTCTATTTGGTTGAAGGTATTTCACAATCTGTAGTGTTAGGCGCATTGAGTTTGAATAATATTCCATATCATTTATATTTTGTTTTGTTTTTAGCAATTATGTGTGTATTTATCTATGCATTGTATAGAATAATAGCATATAAAAAATATGTTTACGCGGAATCACTTTCAAATAAGGAAGAGACAACACAAGAAAATCAACAAAATGAAGAAGAACAACATACACCAGAATATTAA
- the recX gene encoding recombination regulator RecX gives MPKITKIEVQKKNKERFNLYLDGEFEMGIDMDTYIHFNLKKGQIVEAQDMEKIQNYDQYRQAVNTAIQYISYRKRTDHEVIQHLQKKEVSESVIAKVIEYCHDQRLIDHNDYANSLKNTMILTTDKGPGIFKEKLREAGVEQIIIDDYVDKYEAEQPLEAVVKVANKILKQKKGPIVKRKEKLTQSLMQKGYSFEKIKEVIDELDFSQPEEELDGLLQQELEKVYNKQSRKYSGRKLINKTIEGLMRKGYKYDKIKGKLEESGIVDGTEEIE, from the coding sequence ATGCCTAAAATTACTAAAATAGAAGTTCAGAAAAAGAATAAAGAGCGCTTTAATTTATATTTAGATGGCGAATTTGAAATGGGTATAGATATGGACACGTATATTCATTTCAATTTAAAAAAAGGCCAAATTGTCGAAGCGCAAGATATGGAAAAAATTCAAAATTATGATCAATATAGACAAGCTGTAAATACAGCGATTCAATATATATCTTATCGGAAAAGAACAGATCATGAAGTTATACAACATTTACAAAAAAAAGAAGTTTCAGAATCTGTAATAGCAAAGGTAATAGAATACTGTCATGATCAACGTTTGATTGACCATAACGATTACGCTAATAGCTTAAAAAACACTATGATTTTAACTACTGACAAAGGTCCAGGTATATTCAAAGAAAAATTACGTGAAGCTGGTGTCGAGCAAATTATCATAGATGATTATGTAGACAAATATGAAGCAGAACAACCATTAGAAGCGGTTGTTAAAGTAGCGAATAAGATTTTAAAGCAAAAAAAAGGTCCAATAGTAAAGAGAAAAGAAAAATTAACTCAGTCATTAATGCAAAAAGGATACTCATTTGAAAAAATTAAAGAAGTTATAGATGAATTGGATTTTTCTCAGCCAGAAGAAGAATTAGATGGTTTATTACAACAAGAATTAGAGAAAGTATATAACAAACAGTCTAGAAAATATTCGGGCAGAAAATTGATTAATAAAACGATTGAAGGTCTCATGAGAAAAGGCTATAAATATGATAAAATTAAAGGTAAATTAGAAGAGAGTGGTATTGTCGATGGAACAGAAGAAATTGAGTGA